One window of the Archaeoglobus sulfaticallidus PM70-1 genome contains the following:
- a CDS encoding hydrogenase iron-sulfur subunit, with protein sequence MTETAKGSIIIDEKKCISCGICVSLCPHNALSLENGIPVTTGKCKVCGICSASCVTKAISMKSKKFTDDGLLESFNGNLKDPKIAVFSCRKLVKELIKEKKFENAGIISMMCSGRIDMTMMAEAFRRGAWGIIVAGCQECSNKYGSKEAMVKVDVMKKVLEQMGENPGRIMFIYGNPEEEITRFSEKLNELGKPELDFEIVKEVVEDRVLRSFTAKKRSLVEEGNVYGEKVDVERMNKLIEDSIAFAINAGKLLRVMDYTSIEELAEKTGMDSREVVKTILEMRRRGMINFETKDELKCVSGV encoded by the coding sequence ATGACCGAAACAGCTAAGGGTTCAATAATTATCGACGAAAAGAAATGCATAAGCTGCGGAATCTGTGTCTCACTATGTCCCCATAACGCTCTATCGCTTGAAAATGGCATACCAGTTACCACAGGAAAATGCAAGGTTTGCGGGATATGCTCAGCCTCATGCGTAACCAAAGCAATTTCAATGAAGTCCAAGAAGTTCACAGATGATGGATTGCTTGAGAGCTTTAATGGAAATCTGAAAGACCCGAAGATAGCTGTTTTCTCATGCAGAAAGCTTGTTAAAGAGCTAATTAAAGAGAAAAAATTCGAGAATGCCGGGATAATATCTATGATGTGTAGCGGAAGAATAGACATGACAATGATGGCTGAGGCTTTCAGGAGGGGAGCTTGGGGCATTATCGTTGCTGGATGTCAGGAGTGCAGCAACAAATACGGCAGTAAAGAGGCAATGGTAAAAGTGGATGTCATGAAAAAAGTGCTCGAGCAGATGGGTGAAAATCCAGGCAGAATAATGTTCATTTACGGAAATCCTGAGGAAGAAATCACCAGATTCTCCGAAAAGCTAAATGAGCTTGGAAAACCGGAACTCGATTTCGAGATTGTTAAAGAGGTTGTTGAGGACAGGGTTTTGAGGAGCTTTACCGCAAAGAAGAGGTCTCTTGTTGAGGAAGGGAATGTTTACGGAGAAAAAGTTGACGTGGAAAGAATGAACAAACTCATAGAGGATAGCATAGCCTTCGCAATAAACGCAGGCAAATTGCTGAGGGTTATGGATTACACGAGCATCGAAGAGCTGGCAGAAAAAACCGGAATGGATAGCAGAGAAGTTGTTAAGACGATTCTCGAAATGAGAAGAAGAGGTATGATTAATTTTGAGACTAAAGATGAACTTAAATGCGTTTCAGGGGTGTGA
- a CDS encoding CoB--CoM heterodisulfide reductase iron-sulfur subunit A family protein, whose translation MSGAVLVVGGGIAGMQSALDLAESGFKVYLLEKLPAIGGRMSQIDKTFPTNDCAMCILSPKLNEVGRHENIEIINNSELLSVEGEAGDFTVRIKRNPLYVDMDRCTGCGECAKACPVNAIDEYNEGLSFRSSIYIRYPQAVPKVYAIDKEKCIGCGICENVCVAKAINYNQRPEEIELKVGSIILTLGGKLADPVERGEYGYGIFPNVVTGIQFERLLSATGPFEGHVLRADGKEPKRIAFIQCVCSRDEKTNPWCSSVCCTYATKHAIIAKEHMPDVETHIFVMDLRTFGKGFEEYAKRAEEEYGVVYKYGRVSVVMQKPNGNLILKYEKDGRTFEEEYDMVVLSTGFEPPEEAKKYAEILGIELNEYGFCKTDPFKPLETNKPGIFVAGVFSEPKDIPESVAQASGVAARASSLIAQDRGKFVSVKEYPPERDVTGEPPRIGVFVCHCGINIASVVDVEKVAEYAKTLDNVVYAEHNLFTCSADTQERMKEIINRYNLNRVVVAACTPRTHEALFRNTLREAGLNPYLFEFVNIREHCSWVHMREPEKATEKAMDLVRSGVAKARLLEPLPYVEVDINKKALIIGGGLAGMTCALELAEQGFESYIVEKEAELGGNLKHLFYTIDGKNPQELLKELVEKVEKEPKITVFRNARIESIDGFVGNFRSKISVDGEVKEVEHGVVIVATGAEEYKPREYEYGKNPKVITQVELEEMLARGEAPESVVMIQCVGSRNDERPYCSRICCQTAIKNALKIKELNPDADVLILYRDIRTYGFMEKYYALAGEKGVVFVRYDENNPPKVEGDSVIFLDRILEEEISYSPQYIVLSSATIPRKDNEEISKMLRVPLNENGFFLEAHPKLRPVDFASEGIYLCGLAHSPRLIQETISQACAAVSRALTILTKDKMVMDASKAFVVRERCDACGLCVKACPVNAIELKQFENRGVVELKAEVNRAVCLGCGVCHATCPKSAIVVKGFTIDQIKAMVEAIAVVR comes from the coding sequence ATGAGCGGTGCTGTGCTTGTAGTTGGTGGTGGAATTGCCGGAATGCAATCCGCTCTAGATCTGGCGGAATCAGGATTCAAGGTTTACCTGCTTGAGAAACTTCCAGCAATTGGAGGCAGAATGTCGCAGATAGATAAGACATTTCCAACAAACGACTGTGCGATGTGTATCCTGTCTCCAAAGTTAAACGAAGTGGGAAGGCATGAAAATATTGAGATAATAAACAACTCAGAGCTTCTGAGCGTTGAAGGAGAAGCTGGAGACTTTACGGTTAGAATCAAAAGGAATCCACTGTATGTGGACATGGACAGATGTACTGGTTGTGGGGAATGTGCAAAAGCCTGTCCTGTGAATGCGATAGATGAGTACAATGAAGGCTTATCTTTCAGATCGTCGATTTACATCCGATACCCGCAGGCAGTACCCAAGGTCTATGCGATCGACAAGGAGAAGTGCATAGGTTGCGGGATATGTGAGAATGTTTGCGTTGCAAAGGCAATCAACTACAACCAGAGGCCAGAGGAAATCGAGCTTAAGGTTGGCTCAATCATCCTGACACTTGGTGGGAAGCTGGCAGACCCGGTGGAGAGAGGAGAATACGGATACGGGATATTCCCGAATGTCGTTACAGGAATCCAGTTTGAGAGATTGCTCTCAGCAACTGGCCCGTTTGAGGGGCATGTTTTGAGAGCAGATGGGAAGGAACCAAAGAGAATAGCCTTCATTCAGTGCGTTTGTTCGAGAGATGAGAAAACCAATCCATGGTGCTCCTCGGTTTGCTGCACATACGCCACCAAGCACGCGATCATAGCGAAAGAGCATATGCCGGATGTCGAAACCCACATTTTTGTGATGGATCTCAGAACATTCGGCAAGGGTTTTGAGGAGTACGCTAAAAGGGCTGAAGAGGAATATGGAGTTGTTTACAAGTATGGTAGAGTTTCCGTTGTAATGCAAAAGCCGAATGGAAATCTGATTCTCAAGTACGAGAAGGATGGAAGGACATTTGAAGAAGAATACGACATGGTTGTTCTCTCTACAGGATTCGAGCCTCCAGAAGAGGCTAAGAAGTATGCGGAAATTCTCGGTATCGAGCTTAACGAATACGGGTTCTGCAAGACGGATCCATTCAAGCCACTAGAAACAAACAAGCCGGGAATATTCGTTGCAGGAGTGTTCAGCGAGCCAAAGGATATTCCTGAAAGTGTTGCACAGGCAAGCGGTGTTGCTGCAAGAGCTTCAAGCCTCATAGCCCAAGATAGAGGAAAGTTCGTTTCAGTCAAGGAATATCCGCCAGAAAGGGATGTTACGGGTGAGCCTCCAAGGATAGGTGTTTTCGTGTGTCACTGCGGTATAAACATAGCATCGGTTGTTGATGTTGAGAAGGTTGCCGAATACGCGAAAACCCTTGACAATGTTGTCTATGCAGAGCACAACCTGTTCACATGCTCTGCTGACACTCAAGAGAGGATGAAGGAGATCATCAATAGGTACAACCTAAACAGAGTTGTTGTGGCTGCATGCACACCGAGAACCCACGAGGCTCTGTTCAGAAACACTTTAAGAGAGGCTGGGCTGAACCCATACCTGTTCGAGTTCGTGAACATCAGAGAGCACTGCAGCTGGGTGCACATGAGGGAGCCTGAGAAGGCAACGGAGAAGGCGATGGATCTTGTCAGATCTGGAGTTGCTAAAGCTCGACTGCTCGAGCCTCTTCCGTATGTAGAAGTTGATATAAACAAGAAGGCTCTCATAATCGGAGGCGGTCTCGCAGGGATGACATGTGCACTTGAGCTTGCCGAGCAGGGATTCGAGAGCTACATCGTTGAGAAAGAGGCTGAACTTGGAGGTAATCTCAAACACCTTTTCTACACGATTGATGGCAAGAACCCACAGGAGCTTCTGAAAGAGCTTGTTGAGAAAGTGGAGAAAGAGCCGAAGATAACCGTTTTCAGGAATGCAAGGATCGAGAGCATAGACGGCTTCGTCGGGAACTTCAGATCGAAAATAAGTGTGGATGGAGAGGTTAAAGAGGTTGAGCATGGGGTTGTCATCGTGGCAACCGGTGCAGAAGAATACAAGCCCAGAGAATATGAGTATGGAAAGAACCCGAAGGTCATAACACAGGTTGAACTCGAAGAGATGCTCGCAAGGGGAGAGGCTCCTGAAAGCGTTGTGATGATACAGTGTGTGGGCTCAAGAAACGATGAGAGGCCATATTGCAGCAGAATCTGCTGTCAGACCGCAATTAAGAACGCTCTCAAGATCAAAGAGCTCAACCCTGATGCAGATGTTCTGATACTCTACAGAGATATCAGAACCTACGGATTCATGGAGAAGTACTATGCCCTTGCAGGAGAGAAGGGAGTTGTTTTTGTCAGATATGATGAAAACAATCCGCCAAAGGTTGAGGGAGATTCGGTAATATTCCTTGACAGAATCCTTGAGGAGGAGATATCCTACAGCCCGCAGTATATAGTGCTCAGCTCCGCAACGATCCCGAGAAAAGATAATGAGGAAATCTCGAAGATGCTCAGGGTCCCGCTGAATGAGAACGGCTTCTTCCTTGAGGCACATCCAAAGCTCAGGCCGGTTGATTTTGCATCCGAAGGAATATATCTCTGCGGACTAGCCCACAGTCCGAGACTAATTCAGGAAACGATATCTCAGGCCTGTGCAGCAGTTTCAAGGGCCCTGACCATACTGACCAAGGACAAAATGGTCATGGATGCGAGCAAAGCGTTCGTTGTTAGAGAGAGGTGCGATGCCTGTGGCCTGTGTGTTAAAGCCTGTCCGGTGAATGCGATTGAGCTAAAGCAGTTCGAGAACAGAGGAGTTGTGGAACTGAAAGCTGAGGTTAACAGGGCTGTATGCTTAGGATGTGGAGTATGTCATGCCACATGCCCGAAGAGTGCCATAGTCGTCAAGGGATTCACAATAGACCAGATAAAGGCGATGGTTGA
- a CDS encoding eight-cysteine-cluster domain-containing protein, with protein MRLRFLLLIVIVLLMLGCASEEEHPAEEESSRIVEKIIEYDHGKPRLLNESEERTAEKLLLPKLHKINVQARCVFDESTVEGIKQSNFVIEIIFREPISITTSLIDDGNYRVIENVSKALFVVNGSMDIILLLSGKMYSCWKIEGQFCGRSTYGKCENDNDCVVDGCSSQICRSVYEEPVITTCEWKDCYDSLKYGYGCKCVNQKCQWVKLWPN; from the coding sequence ATGAGGCTCAGATTTCTTTTATTGATTGTAATCGTACTTTTGATGCTGGGCTGTGCTTCTGAAGAAGAACATCCTGCAGAAGAAGAGTCTAGCAGAATAGTAGAAAAAATTATTGAATACGATCATGGTAAACCAAGACTTTTAAACGAGAGTGAAGAGAGAACTGCGGAAAAATTGCTGCTTCCCAAGTTACACAAGATAAATGTTCAGGCAAGATGCGTGTTCGATGAAAGTACAGTAGAGGGTATAAAACAGAGCAACTTCGTGATCGAGATCATCTTCAGGGAGCCAATATCCATAACGACAAGCCTAATCGACGATGGCAACTACAGAGTCATAGAAAATGTAAGCAAGGCTCTTTTCGTAGTGAATGGATCAATGGACATTATACTCCTTCTCAGCGGCAAGATGTACAGCTGCTGGAAAATAGAAGGTCAATTCTGTGGAAGGTCAACCTATGGCAAATGCGAGAACGATAATGACTGTGTGGTCGATGGATGTTCGTCACAGATCTGTAGGTCTGTATATGAAGAGCCAGTAATTACAACATGTGAGTGGAAGGACTGTTATGACTCCTTAAAGTATGGCTACGGATGCAAGTGCGTGAACCAGAAGTGTCAGTGGGTCAAACTATGGCCCAATTGA